Sequence from the Fusobacterium periodonticum 1_1_41FAA genome:
TCATGAAAAAAATATTGAATTTGCCTTAAAAGGAATACATTCGAACTCCATTTCAGGAACAATAGCAAGTTTAAAGAAAATTAATAGAAAAGCTATTTTAAAATATTTAGAAGAACATTATGTGGCTGAAAATTTAGTCGTAGTAGCTTGCGGAAATATAGATGAAAAATATTTATATAAAGAATTAAATAAGAGAATGAAAGACTTTAGAAAAGCAAAGAAAGAAGAAGTTTTAGATTTAACATATCAAATCAAAAAAGGAAAAAAAGTTATTAAAAAACCTTCTAATCAAATACACCTTTGTTTTACAACTAGAGGAGTTTCTAATAAATCTGAACTAAGATATCCAGCAGCTATAATTTCAAATATCTTAGGTGAAGGAATGAGTTCGAGATTATTCCAAAAAATAAGAGAAGAAAGAGGTCTTGCATATTCAGTTTATACTTATCTGACAAGATTTACTAACTGTGGACTACTTTCTGTTTATGTTGGAACAACAAAAGAAGACTATAAGGAAGTTATAAAACTTATAAAAGAAGAATTTAAGAATATTAAAGAAAATGGAATATCAGAAAGAGAACTTAGAAAAGCTAAGAATAAATATGAGAGTGCCTTTACTTTCAGCTTAGAAAGTACAAGTTCAAGAATGAATAGACTGGCTTCAACATATCTAACTTATGGAGAAATAATAAGTCTTGATAAGGTTAGAGAAGATATTGAAAAAGTTAGTCTAAAAGATATTAAAAAGGCAGCAGAATTTTTATTTGATGAAGAATATTACTCACAAACAATAGTAGGAGATATATAAATGAAAAAGATACAAGTTAAAGTAGTTAGAGAAGAAGGAGTACAACTTCCAAAATATGAAACTGAAGGCTCAGCAGGAATGGATGTTAGAGCCAATATAAAAGAAGCTATAACTTTAAAATCTTTAGAAAGAGTTATGATACCAACAGGTTTAAAAGTAGCTATACCTGAAGGTTATGAAATACAAGTTAGACCAAGAAGTGGTTTGGCTATAAAACATGGAATAACTATGCTTAATACTCCTGGAACAGTTGATAGTGACTACAGAGGAGAATTAAAAGTTATAGTTGTAAACTTAAGTAATGAAGCTTACACAATAGAGCCTAATGAAAGAATTGGGCAATTTGTTTTGAATAAGGTTGAACAAATAGAATTTGTTGAAGTTGAAGAATTGGACGATACTAGCCGTGGTGAAGGTGGTTTCGGACATACTGGAAAATAAATGGAGATAAGAAAGAATTATGCAAAATAGTACTTACTTGAAAAAAATATCAAAGTTCAGTGTATTTTTTATAGCAAATATAATACTACTTTTTGTTATTAGTTTATCTACTATATACAGTGCGACTATTACAAAGTCTGAACCTTTTTTTATTAAAGAAATTATTTGGTTTGTGCTTGGTCTTATAGTATTTGTTATAGTCTCGTTGATAGATTATAGAAAATACTATAAGTATTCAATGGCCATTTATATATTTAATATTATTATGCTTCTATCCGTTCTAGTGATAGGAACTTCAAGATTGGGAGCAAAAAGATGGATAGACTTAGGACCTTTAGCTTTACAGCCATCAGAATTTTCAAAATTACTTTTGATATTCACTTTTTCAGCTTATTTAATAAATAATTATTCAGATAAGTATACTGGTTTTAAGGCAATGTTTATGTGTTTTCTACATATCTTTCCTGTATTTTTCTTAATAGCTATAGAGCCTGATTTAGGAACATCTCTAGTTATTATTTTAATTTATGGTATGCTACTTTTTTTAAATAAATTGGAATGGAAGTGTATAATAACAGTTTTTGCAAGTATAGCAGGGCTAATTCCAATAGCATATAAATTTTTATTGAAGGAATATCAGAAAGATAGAATAGATACTTTTTTAAATCCTGAGTCAGATGCTTTGGGTACAGGTTGGAATATAACGCAGTCTAAAATAGCTATAGGTTCAGGAAAGATTTTTGGAAAAGGATTTTTAAATAATACTCAAGGGAAATTAAAATACCTTCCTGAGTCTCATACAGACTTTATAGGTTCAGTTTTTCTCGAAGAAAGAGGTTTTATTGGTGGAAGTATGTTACTTCTAATCTATATAGTTCTTTTGGCTCAAATTCTTTATATTGCAGATACAACACAAGATAAATTTGGAAAATATATCTGTTATGGAGTGGCAACTATATTTTTCTTTCATATATTTGTAAATATGGGTATGATAATGGGAATTATGCCAGTAACAGGATTACCTTTACTTTTAATGAGTTATGGTGGAAGTTCATTGGTGTTTTCATTTTTGATACTTGGAGTTGTACAAAGTGTAAAAATTCATAGAGGAAACAAATAATGATGGAATTTATAATTGATGAAGAATATGAAACTGTCAGAATAGATAGATTTTTAAGAAAACATTTAAAAAATATAGCTCTTTCTGAAATTTATAAGATGCTTAGAAAGGCTAAAATAAAAGTTAATAACAAAAAGGTTTCTCAAGACTATAGACTAATTTTAGGTGATATAATTTTTGTATTTCTACCTGAAAATTTTAAAGAGAAAAATGAAGACGAAACATTCATTGAACTAAATGAAATTAGAAAAGAAAAATTAAAATCTATGATAACTTATGAAAATGAAAATTTATTTATTATAAATAAAAATTTAGGAGATGTTATTCATAAGGGAAGTGGACACGATATTTCTTTACTTGAAGAATTCAGAGCTTATTATTCAAATAATAAGGTAAATTTTGTAAATCGTATTGATAAATTAACTTCAGGTCTTGTTATAGGAGCTAAAAATATAAAAACTGCTAGAGAAATAGCAAAAGAAATACAATTAGGAAATATAACTAAAAAGTATTATATATTGGTTTATGGAAAAATAGAAAAAGAAGAATTTATTTTAGAA
This genomic interval carries:
- a CDS encoding M16 family metallopeptidase gives rise to the protein MENIKLKKLDNGITLITEHLPNVSTFSMGFFIKTGAINETKKESGISHFIEHLMFKGTKNRTAKEISEFVDFEGGILNAFTSREVTCYYIKLLSSKMDVALDVLTDMLLNSNFDEESIEKERNVIIEEIRMYEDIPEEIVHEKNIEFALKGIHSNSISGTIASLKKINRKAILKYLEEHYVAENLVVVACGNIDEKYLYKELNKRMKDFRKAKKEEVLDLTYQIKKGKKVIKKPSNQIHLCFTTRGVSNKSELRYPAAIISNILGEGMSSRLFQKIREERGLAYSVYTYLTRFTNCGLLSVYVGTTKEDYKEVIKLIKEEFKNIKENGISERELRKAKNKYESAFTFSLESTSSRMNRLASTYLTYGEIISLDKVREDIEKVSLKDIKKAAEFLFDEEYYSQTIVGDI
- the dut gene encoding dUTP diphosphatase; its protein translation is MKKIQVKVVREEGVQLPKYETEGSAGMDVRANIKEAITLKSLERVMIPTGLKVAIPEGYEIQVRPRSGLAIKHGITMLNTPGTVDSDYRGELKVIVVNLSNEAYTIEPNERIGQFVLNKVEQIEFVEVEELDDTSRGEGGFGHTGK
- the rodA gene encoding rod shape-determining protein RodA is translated as MQNSTYLKKISKFSVFFIANIILLFVISLSTIYSATITKSEPFFIKEIIWFVLGLIVFVIVSLIDYRKYYKYSMAIYIFNIIMLLSVLVIGTSRLGAKRWIDLGPLALQPSEFSKLLLIFTFSAYLINNYSDKYTGFKAMFMCFLHIFPVFFLIAIEPDLGTSLVIILIYGMLLFLNKLEWKCIITVFASIAGLIPIAYKFLLKEYQKDRIDTFLNPESDALGTGWNITQSKIAIGSGKIFGKGFLNNTQGKLKYLPESHTDFIGSVFLEERGFIGGSMLLLIYIVLLAQILYIADTTQDKFGKYICYGVATIFFFHIFVNMGMIMGIMPVTGLPLLLMSYGGSSLVFSFLILGVVQSVKIHRGNK
- a CDS encoding RluA family pseudouridine synthase encodes the protein MMEFIIDEEYETVRIDRFLRKHLKNIALSEIYKMLRKAKIKVNNKKVSQDYRLILGDIIFVFLPENFKEKNEDETFIELNEIRKEKLKSMITYENENLFIINKNLGDVIHKGSGHDISLLEEFRAYYSNNKVNFVNRIDKLTSGLVIGAKNIKTAREIAKEIQLGNITKKYYILVYGKIEKEEFILENYLKKDEEKVIVSDIEKEDYKKSITHYKRINGNDDYTLLEAELKTGRTHQLRAQLNHIGHTIVGDTKYGKNIKEETMYLFSYYLKIDLYDLELEMGIPDFFFKKYNIQK